The Roseisolibacter agri genome contains the following window.
GCCCTCCTTCCGCCACCGCTCCCATGCGCCATCGCCCACTGCTCGCCGCGCTGCTGCCGCTGCTGCTCGCACTCCCCCTGCAGCCGGCCGACGCGCCGCGCTTCGAGCCGCTGCAGCCGGAGACGTTCGCCGCCGGCGGCGCGCTGACGAACGCCTTCGCCGACGTGGACGGCGACGGAGACCTCGACCTGTTCGTCGGCTTCAACGGGACGCCCAACCGCCTGTACGAGAACGTGAAGGGGACGTTCCGCGACGTCGCGGGCGCGTGGGGCATCGCGGACGCGCGGCCGACGCGCGCGGCGGCGTGGGGCGACTACGACGCGGACGGCGATCCCGACCTGCTCGTGGGCTTCACGCCCGTCGCGGGCGCGGGGAGCGTGCTGCGGCTCTATCGCAACGCGGGCGGCCGCTTCGAGGACGTCACCGCCGCCAGCGGGCTGACCGTGGACGGCGGCGCGGTGCGGCAGCCCGCGTGGGTCGACGTCGACGGCGACGGGGACCGCGACCTGTTCGTGGCGTTCCGCGACCGGCCGAACATGCTGTTCCGCAACGCGCGCGGCGTCTTCACCGACGTCGCGGACTCGCTCGGCCTCGCCGACCCGCGGAAGAGCGTCGGCGCGGTCTGGTTCGACTGGCAGCAGGACGGAGACCTCGACCTGTACGTCGCGAACCAGGACGGCGACGCGAACGGCTTCTTCGTCAACGGTCCCTCGCCTGACGGCTCGGGAAAGCGCTTCGTCGATCGCGCGGATTCGCTCGGCCTCGCGGGCGGCGGCCGCGCCGTCGGCGTCGCCACCCAGGGGAGCGTGCGCCCGTGCGTGGCCGACGTGAACGGCGACGGCGTCGCGGACCTCATCCTCGCGAACTACGGAAAGAACGGCCTCCTGCTCGGCGCGCGCGATGGAAAGTTCAGTGACGTGAGCGCCGAGTGGGGCGTGGCGGTGGAGGGGCGCCACGACACGTGCGCGCCGGCGGACGTGGACCACGACGGCCGCCTCGACCTCTACGTCAACGGCACCGTCTCGGCCACCGAGAGCTGGCGCGACTGGCTGTTGATGCAGAAGACGGACGGCGCGCGCGGCTTCGCGGACCGCACGCCGCCGAACGTCCTCGCGCTGAACGCGAGCCACGGCGTGCAGTGGGCGGACGTGGACGGCGACGGCGCGCTCGACCTCGCGCTGGCGGGCACGCGCGCGGACATGCCGCACGCGCTGCTGCGCAACGTGCTGCCCGGGGCCGTCGCGCGGCGGTCGCTGCAGGTGCGCGTGCTCGACGCGCGTGGGAAGCCGGGCCCCGCGGGCGCGGAGGTGCGCGTCTACGCGGCGGGCACGCGCCGGCTGCTCGCGACGCGGTGGACCGACGCCGGCTCGGGCTACGACGCGCAGAGCGACATGCCCGTGCACGTTGGGCTGGCGACGATGGCGCGCGTGGACGTCGAGGTCACCGTGCCGACGGGCCGCGCGCGCGTGCGCACGACGGTGCGCGGCGTGTCGCCGGCGGCGTACGCGGGGCGCGCGCTCGCGGTGCGGGTGCCCTAGTCGGGCCTCGCGTGCGCGGCGTTGTCGCGGATCTGCGTCGCCCCCTGCATGTGCGCGCAGTGGGCGCAGCAGTAGAAGGTGCCGTTCGCCTCGATGCCGTGGCCGATGACCTTGCAGCCGCAGTGGGCGCACACCGGCGCGAGCTTGTGGATCGCGCACTCGAAGCTGTCGAACGTGTGCGTCGCGCCGGCGGCGATCACCTGGAACGCGAGGTAGTAGTCGTTCCCGCAGACCTCACACTTCGCCATGGGGCCTCCCGAGTGGACGGTTCCTGACCGGCTTCACCGGACCCCTTGCATGCCGCGCACCCCGGGTTAAATACTGTACCATGTGGTTCAGTATATGACGACCCGGCTCGATGCGGCGTTCGCCGCGCTCTCGGACCCCACGCGGCGTGGCGTGCTGGAGCAGCTCGGACGGGGCGACGCGTCGATCACGGAGCTCGCCGAGCGGTTCCGGATGACGCTCACGGGCATGAAGAAGCACGTCGGCGTGCTGGAGCAGGCGGGGCTCGTCACCACGCGGAAGATCGGGCGCGTGCGGACGTGCCGGCTGGGCCCGCGCCGGCTGGAGGAGGAGACGGCGTGGCTCGAGCGCTACCGCCAGCTCTGGGACGCGCGCTTCGACGAGCTGGAGCAGGTCGTCGAGGAACTCACACGACAGGAGAGGAGCGATGAGCGCAGGCGTCGGAAGTGAGCTCGGCCCCGTGAAGCACCGCACCACGGTGGAACGGACGTCGGACCGCGAGGTGGTCGTCACGCGGACCATCAACGGCCCGGCGCGCCTCGTGTTCGAGGCGTTCACCAGGGCCGAGCTGTTCCAGCGCTGGTGGGTGCCGAAGTCGATGGGCATGACGCTGCTGTCGTGCGAGATCGATGCGCGCGTCGGCGGCCAGTACCGCCTGGTGTTCGCGCACGACCCCGAGCCCGTCGCGTTCTTCGGCACGTACGTCGAGGTGCAGCCGCACTCGCGCCTCGCGTGGACCAACGAGGAGGGCGGCGAGGGCGGGCCCGTCACCACGGTGACCTTCGAGGAGCAGGGCGGCCGGACGCGGGTGGTCCTCACCGAGCGCCATCCGTCGAAGGAAGCGCTCGACGCGGCCGGCACCGGAGCGGTCGACGCGATGGGCGAGTCGTTCGATCAGCTGGACGAGCTGCTCGTCACCCTGGGCGAGGGCGCGGGACGGTAGCCGTCACTCGCCGACGTCGAACAGGTCGCGGTGGCGATGGGGCTGTGAGCGCAGGTACTGGCTCGGCGCGCGCACGCGCGCGCCGAAGTGCGCCGCCGCGTGCCAGGGCCAGCGCGGGTCGTAGAGGACGGCGCGCGCGATCGCGACCAGGTCCGCGTCGCCCGTGCCGACGATCGCCTCCGCCTGCTCGAACTCCGTGATGAGCCCCACCGCGATCACCGGCATCGCGGTCGCCTGCTTCACCGCGCGCGCGAGCGGCACCTGGTAGCTCGGGCCGACGGGGATGCGCTGGCGCGGCGTGAGCCCGCCGCTGGAGACGTGCACGGCCGAGCAGCCGCGCGCCTCCAGCGCGCGCGCGAAGGCGACGGTCTGCTCCACGTCCCATCCGCCGTCCGCCCAGTCGGTGCCCGAGACGCGCATCGTCACCGGGCGCTCGGCGGGGAAGGCCGCGCGCACCGCGTCGTAGACCTCGAGCGGGAAGCGCATGCGGTTCTCCAGCGAGCCGCCGTAGGCGTCGGTGCGCTGGTTCGCGAGCGGCGACAGGAACTGGTGCAGCAGGTAGCCGTGCGCGCCGTGCACCTGCACCGCGTCGATGCCGAGTCGCGCGGCGCGGCGGGCCGCGTTCGCGAAGGCGTCGCGCAGGCGCGCCATCCGCTCGTCGTCGAGCGCGGTGGGCGCGTGCCAGCTCGCGTCGTACGCGAGCGCCGACGGCGCCTCCGTCTGCCAGCCGTTCGGGTGGTCGGGCGCGAGGTGGTGCCCGCCCTTCCACGGCACCTCGCTCGACGCCTTGCGGCCCGCGTGCGCGAGCTGGATGGCGATCGGCATGTCCGACCAGCGGCGCACGCTCTCGAGGACGCGGCCCATCGCCTCCTCGGTGGCGTCGTCCCACAGGCCGACGTCGCCGTAGGTGATGCGCCCCTCGGGGACGACCGCCGTCGCCTCGATGGTGAGCAGCGCGGCGCCCGACAGCGCGAGGTGGCCGAGGTGGATCAGGTGCCAGTCGGTCATGCGGCCGTCGACCGCGGAGTACTGGCACATCGGCGCGATGACGATACGGTTGCGCAGCGTGACGGAGCCGACGTGCAGCGGCGTGAAGAGCGTCGCGGTCGCCACGCTCAGCTCTCCGATACGCGCAAGACGATCTTCCCCGTGCCGTGCCCCGAGTCGAGCCGCTCGTGCGCCTCGCGCACGTCGGCCAGCGGGAGCACGCGGTCGACGAGCGAGCGCAGCTTCCCCTGGTCGATGAGCCGCGCCATCTCGCGCAGCCGCTCGCCCTCGCGCATGAGGAAGATCCCGTGCAGCGTCTGGTTCTTCGACGAGAGCCCCGCGAGCGTGCCCGTGGGCGTGAGGATCGTCGCGAGTCGGCCGAAGGGGCGCGTGGCGGGGATGCTCTTCTGGATGTTGTCGCCGCCCGCGGTGTCGAACACGACGTCCACGCCGGCGCCATTCGTCTCCGCGCGCGCCACCGCCGCCACGTCGTCGCTCGCGTAGTCGATGGCGACGTCGGCGCCGAGGTCGCGCAGGACCTGCTGGTTGCGCGCGCCGGCGGTGGCGAGGACGCGCGCGCCCATCGCCTTCGCGATCTGCACCGCGTACGAGCCGACGCCGCCGGCGCCGCCGTGGATCAGCACCGTCTCGCCGGGCCGCACCTGCAGCCGGCGCACGAGCCCTTCCCACGCGGTGCCGCCCGCGAGCGGGACGGCGGCGGCCTCCTCGTGCGACATGCTCCGCGGCTTGCGCGCGACGATCGCCGCGGGCAC
Protein-coding sequences here:
- a CDS encoding CRTAC1 family protein, with translation MRHRPLLAALLPLLLALPLQPADAPRFEPLQPETFAAGGALTNAFADVDGDGDLDLFVGFNGTPNRLYENVKGTFRDVAGAWGIADARPTRAAAWGDYDADGDPDLLVGFTPVAGAGSVLRLYRNAGGRFEDVTAASGLTVDGGAVRQPAWVDVDGDGDRDLFVAFRDRPNMLFRNARGVFTDVADSLGLADPRKSVGAVWFDWQQDGDLDLYVANQDGDANGFFVNGPSPDGSGKRFVDRADSLGLAGGGRAVGVATQGSVRPCVADVNGDGVADLILANYGKNGLLLGARDGKFSDVSAEWGVAVEGRHDTCAPADVDHDGRLDLYVNGTVSATESWRDWLLMQKTDGARGFADRTPPNVLALNASHGVQWADVDGDGALDLALAGTRADMPHALLRNVLPGAVARRSLQVRVLDARGKPGPAGAEVRVYAAGTRRLLATRWTDAGSGYDAQSDMPVHVGLATMARVDVEVTVPTGRARVRTTVRGVSPAAYAGRALAVRVP
- a CDS encoding metalloregulator ArsR/SmtB family transcription factor, producing MVQYMTTRLDAAFAALSDPTRRGVLEQLGRGDASITELAERFRMTLTGMKKHVGVLEQAGLVTTRKIGRVRTCRLGPRRLEEETAWLERYRQLWDARFDELEQVVEELTRQERSDERRRRK
- a CDS encoding SRPBCC domain-containing protein yields the protein MSAGVGSELGPVKHRTTVERTSDREVVVTRTINGPARLVFEAFTRAELFQRWWVPKSMGMTLLSCEIDARVGGQYRLVFAHDPEPVAFFGTYVEVQPHSRLAWTNEEGGEGGPVTTVTFEEQGGRTRVVLTERHPSKEALDAAGTGAVDAMGESFDQLDELLVTLGEGAGR
- a CDS encoding NADH:flavin oxidoreductase/NADH oxidase — translated: MATATLFTPLHVGSVTLRNRIVIAPMCQYSAVDGRMTDWHLIHLGHLALSGAALLTIEATAVVPEGRITYGDVGLWDDATEEAMGRVLESVRRWSDMPIAIQLAHAGRKASSEVPWKGGHHLAPDHPNGWQTEAPSALAYDASWHAPTALDDERMARLRDAFANAARRAARLGIDAVQVHGAHGYLLHQFLSPLANQRTDAYGGSLENRMRFPLEVYDAVRAAFPAERPVTMRVSGTDWADGGWDVEQTVAFARALEARGCSAVHVSSGGLTPRQRIPVGPSYQVPLARAVKQATAMPVIAVGLITEFEQAEAIVGTGDADLVAIARAVLYDPRWPWHAAAHFGARVRAPSQYLRSQPHRHRDLFDVGE
- a CDS encoding zinc-dependent alcohol dehydrogenase family protein; translated protein: MRAIVLPRHGGPDVLELQELDRPTPADHELLVRVVASGTNPVEAKMRQNAAWAGLTPPFVLGYDASGVVEAVGASVRDFAVGDEVYYTPEIFGNTRGSYAEYNAVPAAIVARKPRSMSHEEAAAVPLAGGTAWEGLVRRLQVRPGETVLIHGGAGGVGSYAVQIAKAMGARVLATAGARNQQVLRDLGADVAIDYASDDVAAVARAETNGAGVDVVFDTAGGDNIQKSIPATRPFGRLATILTPTGTLAGLSSKNQTLHGIFLMREGERLREMARLIDQGKLRSLVDRVLPLADVREAHERLDSGHGTGKIVLRVSES